From a single Diceros bicornis minor isolate mBicDic1 chromosome 6, mDicBic1.mat.cur, whole genome shotgun sequence genomic region:
- the INA gene encoding alpha-internexin, whose translation MSFGSEHYLCASSSYRKVFGDGSRLSSRLSGTGGAGSFRSQSLSRSNVASSAACSSASSLGLGLAYRRPPASDGLDLSQAAARTNEYKIIRTNEKEQLQGLNDRFAVFIEKVHQLETQNRALEAELAALRQRHAEPSRVGELFQRELRDLRAQLEEASSARAQALLERDGLAEEVQRLRARCEEESRGREGAERALKAQQRDVDGATLARMDLEKKVESLLDELAFVRQVHDEEVAELLATLQASSQAAAEVDVAVAKPDLSSALREIRAQYESLAAKNLQSAEEWYKSKFANLNEQAARSTEAIRASREEIHEYRRQLQARTIEIEGLRGANESLERQILELEERHSAEVASYQDSIGQLENDLRNTKSEMARHLREYQDLLNVKMALDIEIAAYRKLLEGEETRFSTTGLSISGLNPVPNPSYLLPPRILSSTTSKVSSTGLSLKKEEEEEEASKVASKKTSQVGESFEEILEETVISTKKTEKSNIEESTTSSQKI comes from the exons ATGAGCTTCGGCTCCGAGCACTACCTGTGCGCCTCCTCTTCCTACCGCAAGGTGTTCGGAGACGGCTCTCGCCTGTCCTCGCGCCTCTCCGGAACCGGCGGCGCGGGCAGCTTCCGCTCGCAGTCGCTGTCCCGCAGCAATGTGGCCTCCTCAGCCGCCTGCTCCTCGGCCTCGTCGCTCGGCCTGGGCCTGGCCTACCGCCGGCCGCCGGCGTCCGACGGCCTGGACCTGAGCCAGGCGGCGGCGCGCACGAACGAGTACAAGATCATCCGCACCAACGAGAAGGAGCAGCTGCAGGGCCTCAACGACCGCTTCGCCGTGTTCATCGAGAAGGTGCACCAGCTGGAGACGCAGAACCGCGCGCTCGAGGCCGAGCTGGCCGCCCTGCGCCAGCGCCACGCCGAGCCGTCGCGCGTCGGAGAGCTCTTCCAGCGAGAGCTGCGCGACTTGCGCGCGCAGCTGGAGGAGGCGAGCTCGGCGCGCGCCCAGGCCCTGCTGGAGCGCGACGGGCTGGCCGAGGAGGTGCAGCGGCTGCGGGCGCGCTGCGAGGAGGAGAGCCGTGGGCGCGAAGGCGCTGAGCGCGCCCTGAAGGCGCAGCAGCGCGACGTGGACGGCGCCACGCTGGCCCGCATGGACCTGGAGAAGAAGGTGGAGTCGCTGCTGGACGAGCTGGCCTTCGTGCGCCAGGTGCACGACGAGGAGGTGGCCGAGCTGCTGGCCACGCTGCAGGCATCGTCGCAGGCCGCGGCCGAGGTGGACGTGGCCGTGGCTAAACCAGACCTGAGTTCGGCGCTGAGAGAGATCCGCGCCCAGTATGAGTCCCTGGCCGCCAAGAACCTGCAGTCAGCCGAGGAGTGGTACAAGTCCAAGTTTGCCAACCTGAACGAACAGGCGGCGCGCAGCACCGAGGCCATCCGGGCCAGCCGTGAGGAGATTCACGAGTACCGGCGCCAGCTGCAGGCACGCACCATCGAGATTGAGGGCCTGCGTGGGGCCAACGAGTCCTTGGAGAGGCAGATCCTGGAGCTGGAGGAGCGGCACAGTGCTGAGGTGGCTAGCTACCAG GATAGCATCGGGCAGCTGGAGAATGATCTGAGGAACACCAAGAGTGAGATGGCACGCCACCTTCGGGAGTACCAGGACTTGCTCAATGTCAAAATGGCTCTTGACATTGAGATAGCAGCTTACAG GAAACTGCTGGAAGGTGAAGAGACACGTTTTAGCACCACTGGATTAAGCATTTCAGGGCTGAATCCAGTTCCCAATCCAAGTTATCTGCTCCCACCTAGAATCCTCAGTTCTACAACCTCCAAAGTCTCATCCACTGGGCTGTCTcttaagaaagaggaggaggaggaggaggcttcTAAGGTAGCCTCTAAGAAAACCTCCCAGGTAGGGGAAAGTTTTGAAGAAATTTTGGAGGAGACAGTAATATCTACTAAGAAAACCGAGAAATCAAATATAGAAGAAAGCACcacttcaagccaaaaaatatAA